One window of Tenacibaculum maritimum NCIMB 2154 genomic DNA carries:
- the sov gene encoding T9SS outer membrane translocon Sov/SprA produces MKNRLLTALAFLVSVVSFSQVIKKDSVLSVKKDSIIPLKYGFKHTQKGSLFLNNPVERQITYDKALNKFVIVEKIGNYYVGNPIFMTPREYDEYRLKNDLRDYYKEKIDATNTKKKGSKNGRKNLLPKYYVNSKFFESIFGGNEVEVIPTGQINIKLGGIYQNSKNPQISIENQSSFTFDFDQQISASLQAKVGKRLKFTANYDTQSTFDFQNLIKLEYTPTEDDILQNIEAGNVSMSIKNSLINGAQALFGVKADLKFGNTYVSTVFSQQNSQSKTVVAKGGATIEPFELRATDYDNDRHFFLGQYFRENYKEALAQYPLVSSPINITRIEVWVTNRNQNVKDYRSIVALADIGESKGQNKVNAEVQTVPMPVMVGSDTIPYNGVNDLSALIANGTGPIRDIATVGDALTFPNYKIAQGQGYSYLQNARKLQPNEFRLNPQLGFISLSRRLNDGEVLAVAYEYTVVGATNKETVFKVGEFSNDGVIAPANLVVKLLRSEILTTVRPNTRTNESLGTPFPTWQLMMKNIYALGAFPLRQEGFRFELLYRDDETGVLQNTLQNANEEAIRNKTLLNLLNLDKLDQSQFAVPNGDGFFDYVEGITVSSERGYVIFPETEPFGTDLKEILTNTSDRKKYVFNNLYLTTKAQAKNEYQNKDKFFLKGYFKSEASRGISLGAFNIPRGSVIVTAGGRQLVEGVDYVVDYQLGRVQILDPGLEASGIPINARVENNTFFSQQRKTFIGVDVEHRFSDKFVVGGTFLNVSEKPITPKVNYGAEPIDNTMLGLNVDYSTEVPYFTKLANKLPFVETEAPSNLSVRADMAYLLPGSPSGINVNGTATSYVDDFEASQIPISLTSPQQWFTASTPISQQLGGDLGGRLEYNYKRGKIAWYNVDQLFYGGGSNKPSNIDDSELSRAEVRQVRYQELFPNTDLDITQLDIVRTLDLAYYPLERGPYNFNPNEINPEDRWGGLMRPLTTNNFEQANVEYVQFWLLDPYENYSITEEEGLPAGLNPRDPINHVGELYINLGNISEDILKDDRKQYENGLPADGIKTPANIDSSSIWGDLPRNPSILYAFDASDEARIHQDVGLDGLSDEEERAKFPNFANLPDPAGDNFQYFRGRELDAANASILSRYKNYNNTQGNSPTVNQSSESFPTSSTTYPDVEDINKDQTMNPVDSYFEYKISLNSSDLVKGRNFIVDTKSTPVVLPNGTSKTATWYQFRIPIRNVTDSQKFGGITDFNSIRFIRMFVTKFKMPVVLRMGELELVRSDWRRYTKTLKPNVPENDLDGNQLNNFEVGVVSIEQNQNRYELPPGIIRERLQGTNRIQRQNEQSVTLKVTDLPEGSTRAIYKNISIDMRRYKNLRMFLHAERPNVSSSINDGEISAVIRLGTDLNENFYEIEKPLKLSTKLSNPTSLDAWPEENNLEVLLKELGRLKLKRDALKEPANTVYSSTSSNGLKITVKGNPTLAQVRTVMLGVKNTSTTGNKSTEVWFNELRAVGFDNKGGWAAVLNADANFADVANVSLAGSMSTIGFGNVEDRVQERSVEEAKQYSVATNVSLGKLVTPKKWGIQIPMSYSYGEEFRDPQYDLQYQDIELADAKEVNPNSKNAQDYRRRKSISFINVKKNRNPTSKKEPKFYDVENISVSYSFNEEFRKDYNIERYVNQNMMAGANYNFSFKPWVYEPFKKSKKFKNKYWKLIRDLNFSPLPKTLAVNSRINRNFNEQQSRNLISDIGLSPQPRLIQRRFMFNWDYTIGFDLTKSLQLNFNATNNYIYDSFGKDEQLEIYDEFFNIGRANKYHQKLNTTYKLPINKIPFLGFIKADYGYTADFDWQAASQSPLSAEANGLRYVDVVGNTIQNASTHNLNTNIDFKRFYKTIGLDKLLLKGGNRKVVKKGTVTVGGRRVSKRTRVTRKSSFGKKLMKGVYDVLTSVKQAKVSYSQNNGTSLQGYKPGAGFLGRDSFEGTTAPSLGFVFGSQTDILYRAIQNGWLVARDASNVEDKYFNKNYSKTKYDKLDYTISVKPIKSLTIDLRGNRIKTSNIAQQLDVLGDYDEVERKYKNQRINPNIRPNETGNYSISHFMLGTAFKDSEALYQKFLGYRGIISNRLSLETGLPNSNTIDGPGYKSNGQQALLPAFLAAYSGNSVNSVSTGIFRNIPLPNWTLRYNGLMKYKWFKKNFSSFTLAHGYKSSYTIGNYTSNAQYDVDAPNKTNTSKNYQPELLITSATLIDEFSPLVRLDVKMKNSFSLKGEIRKDRSLTLNFNNNTLTDIKGTEYVIGFGYKIRDVKFVTRFTGKKETLKGDINLRADISLRDNLTLIRSIDEQNNQITGGENLFGLKFIADYNLSRSLTASFYYNHQTFRYAISTTFPRQSINAGINLIYKLGN; encoded by the coding sequence TTGAAGAATAGACTGCTTACGGCACTTGCCTTTTTGGTAAGTGTTGTTTCGTTTTCACAAGTAATAAAAAAAGATAGTGTTTTATCGGTTAAAAAAGACTCGATAATTCCTCTTAAATATGGATTTAAACATACTCAAAAAGGAAGTCTCTTTTTGAATAATCCCGTAGAGAGGCAAATTACATATGACAAAGCATTAAATAAATTTGTTATTGTTGAAAAAATAGGAAATTACTATGTCGGGAACCCTATTTTTATGACTCCAAGAGAATATGATGAATATCGTTTGAAGAATGATTTAAGAGACTATTACAAAGAAAAAATTGATGCAACCAATACCAAAAAGAAAGGGAGTAAGAACGGAAGAAAGAACCTGCTTCCTAAGTATTATGTAAACTCAAAGTTTTTTGAAAGTATCTTTGGAGGAAATGAAGTAGAAGTAATACCTACAGGGCAAATAAATATTAAATTGGGAGGGATTTATCAGAATAGTAAAAACCCTCAGATATCTATAGAAAACCAAAGTAGTTTTACCTTTGATTTTGATCAGCAGATAAGCGCTAGTTTACAAGCTAAAGTTGGAAAGAGACTTAAGTTCACTGCAAACTATGATACGCAATCTACTTTTGATTTTCAAAACTTAATAAAATTAGAATATACACCAACTGAAGATGATATTTTACAGAATATAGAAGCAGGTAATGTAAGTATGTCTATAAAAAACTCTTTGATTAATGGAGCACAAGCTTTGTTTGGGGTAAAAGCTGATCTTAAATTTGGAAACACTTATGTAAGCACAGTATTCTCTCAGCAAAATTCTCAATCTAAAACAGTAGTGGCAAAGGGGGGAGCTACCATAGAGCCTTTTGAACTTCGAGCAACAGATTATGATAATGATAGGCACTTCTTTTTAGGGCAATATTTTCGAGAAAATTATAAAGAAGCATTAGCGCAATACCCGTTGGTTAGTAGTCCTATAAATATTACGAGAATAGAGGTTTGGGTAACCAATAGAAATCAGAATGTAAAAGATTATAGAAGTATTGTTGCTTTAGCTGATATTGGAGAATCGAAGGGGCAGAATAAGGTTAACGCTGAGGTACAAACGGTTCCAATGCCAGTAATGGTAGGGTCTGATACGATTCCTTATAATGGAGTTAATGATTTAAGTGCATTGATCGCAAATGGTACTGGACCTATAAGGGATATTGCAACGGTAGGAGATGCTTTGACTTTTCCAAACTATAAAATAGCGCAAGGGCAAGGATACTCTTATTTACAGAATGCTCGTAAATTACAACCTAATGAATTTAGATTAAATCCGCAATTAGGGTTTATTTCTTTAAGTAGGAGGTTAAATGATGGAGAAGTATTGGCGGTAGCTTATGAGTACACGGTAGTAGGAGCTACAAATAAAGAAACAGTTTTTAAAGTTGGTGAATTTTCCAATGATGGTGTAATAGCGCCAGCGAACTTAGTAGTGAAGTTGTTACGTAGTGAAATTTTAACTACAGTTCGTCCAAATACAAGAACCAATGAGAGTTTAGGTACTCCCTTCCCTACATGGCAATTAATGATGAAGAATATTTACGCCTTGGGAGCATTCCCGTTAAGGCAAGAAGGATTCCGTTTTGAATTACTATATCGTGATGATGAAACGGGTGTTTTACAAAATACACTTCAAAATGCCAATGAAGAAGCAATAAGGAATAAAACCTTGTTAAACCTTTTGAATTTAGATAAACTAGATCAAAGTCAGTTTGCTGTTCCTAATGGAGATGGTTTTTTTGATTATGTAGAAGGAATTACAGTGAGTTCAGAGAGAGGGTATGTTATATTTCCAGAAACCGAGCCTTTTGGTACTGATTTAAAGGAAATACTAACCAATACCTCTGATAGAAAAAAATATGTATTTAATAACTTATACCTGACCACAAAAGCACAGGCAAAGAATGAATATCAGAATAAAGATAAGTTCTTTTTAAAAGGATATTTTAAATCAGAGGCAAGTAGAGGTATCTCATTAGGAGCCTTTAATATTCCTAGAGGATCTGTAATAGTAACTGCGGGAGGAAGGCAGTTGGTAGAAGGGGTGGATTATGTTGTAGATTACCAATTAGGGCGTGTTCAAATTTTAGATCCTGGTTTAGAAGCTTCAGGAATACCTATAAATGCTAGAGTAGAAAATAATACATTTTTTAGCCAGCAGCGTAAAACTTTTATAGGGGTTGATGTAGAGCATCGTTTTTCTGATAAATTTGTGGTAGGAGGTACGTTTTTAAATGTTAGTGAAAAACCAATAACTCCAAAAGTAAATTATGGAGCGGAGCCTATTGATAATACAATGCTTGGATTAAATGTTGATTATTCAACAGAGGTTCCTTATTTTACAAAACTAGCGAATAAACTACCTTTTGTAGAAACAGAAGCACCTTCTAATTTATCTGTTAGAGCAGATATGGCATATCTATTACCTGGTTCGCCGAGCGGTATTAATGTGAATGGAACAGCAACATCATATGTTGATGATTTTGAAGCTTCTCAAATACCAATTAGTTTAACGTCACCTCAGCAATGGTTTACTGCAAGTACTCCAATTTCGCAGCAATTAGGAGGAGATTTAGGAGGAAGGCTAGAATATAATTATAAAAGAGGGAAAATAGCTTGGTATAATGTAGATCAATTATTTTACGGAGGGGGCTCTAATAAACCTTCGAATATAGATGATAGTGAGTTGTCAAGAGCAGAAGTTCGTCAGGTGAGATACCAAGAGTTATTTCCTAATACCGACTTAGATATTACTCAGTTGGATATTGTTAGGACGTTAGATTTGGCTTATTATCCATTGGAGAGGGGACCTTATAATTTTAATCCCAATGAAATTAACCCAGAAGATCGTTGGGGAGGTCTCATGAGACCACTAACTACTAATAATTTTGAACAAGCAAATGTAGAGTATGTGCAATTTTGGTTATTAGATCCTTATGAAAATTATTCAATAACAGAAGAAGAAGGGTTGCCAGCAGGATTAAATCCTAGAGATCCTATAAATCACGTAGGAGAATTGTATATTAATTTAGGAAATATTTCTGAAGATATTCTAAAAGATGATCGTAAACAATATGAAAATGGATTGCCAGCGGATGGGATAAAAACACCAGCTAATATTGATAGCTCATCTATATGGGGTGATTTGCCTAGAAATCCATCCATATTATATGCCTTTGATGCAAGTGATGAGGCTAGAATTCATCAAGATGTAGGCTTAGACGGTTTGTCAGATGAAGAAGAGCGAGCTAAGTTTCCTAATTTTGCAAATTTACCAGATCCAGCAGGGGATAATTTTCAATATTTTAGAGGTAGAGAATTAGATGCAGCAAATGCTTCCATACTATCACGGTATAAGAATTATAATAATACTCAAGGAAATTCGCCTACAGTAAATCAATCGAGTGAGTCTTTTCCTACATCATCAACCACTTATCCAGATGTAGAGGATATTAATAAAGATCAAACGATGAATCCTGTAGATAGTTATTTTGAATATAAAATATCATTAAATAGTTCTGATTTAGTAAAAGGAAGAAATTTTATTGTTGATACTAAAAGTACCCCAGTGGTATTGCCTAATGGAACGTCAAAAACGGCTACTTGGTACCAGTTTAGAATTCCGATTAGGAATGTAACCGATTCTCAGAAGTTTGGAGGAATTACAGATTTTAATAGCATTCGATTTATAAGAATGTTTGTAACTAAATTTAAAATGCCTGTAGTATTACGTATGGGAGAATTAGAGTTGGTACGTAGTGATTGGCGTCGTTATACGAAAACATTAAAACCAAATGTGCCAGAAAATGATTTAGATGGAAATCAACTAAATAATTTTGAAGTAGGGGTTGTGAGTATTGAGCAAAATCAGAATCGCTATGAATTGCCACCAGGAATTATTAGAGAACGATTACAAGGAACAAACAGAATTCAACGTCAAAATGAGCAATCGGTAACGTTAAAAGTAACCGATTTACCTGAAGGAAGTACACGTGCTATCTATAAAAATATTAGTATAGATATGCGACGATATAAAAATTTAAGAATGTTCTTACATGCAGAAAGACCTAATGTTTCAAGTTCAATAAACGATGGAGAAATAAGTGCTGTAATTCGCTTAGGAACAGATTTAAATGAAAACTTTTATGAAATAGAAAAACCATTAAAATTATCAACAAAATTATCTAACCCTACAAGCTTAGACGCTTGGCCCGAAGAAAATAACTTAGAGGTTTTATTAAAAGAGTTAGGAAGGTTAAAGTTAAAAAGGGATGCGCTAAAAGAGCCCGCAAATACGGTGTATTCATCAACGAGTTCTAATGGGTTGAAAATAACTGTAAAAGGAAATCCTACATTAGCGCAAGTAAGAACAGTAATGCTAGGGGTTAAAAATACTTCTACTACAGGAAATAAAAGTACAGAAGTATGGTTTAATGAATTGAGAGCTGTTGGTTTTGATAATAAAGGAGGATGGGCAGCAGTGTTAAATGCGGATGCTAATTTTGCCGATGTAGCAAATGTGTCTTTAGCAGGAAGTATGTCAACAATAGGTTTCGGGAATGTTGAAGATAGAGTACAAGAACGTAGCGTTGAAGAGGCAAAACAATATAGCGTGGCTACTAATGTTAGTTTAGGAAAATTAGTAACTCCTAAGAAATGGGGAATACAAATACCAATGAGTTATAGCTATGGAGAGGAATTTAGAGATCCACAATATGACCTACAATATCAAGATATTGAGTTGGCAGATGCAAAAGAAGTGAATCCTAATAGTAAAAATGCTCAAGATTATAGAAGAAGAAAGAGTATTAGCTTTATCAATGTTAAAAAGAATAGGAACCCTACTTCAAAGAAGGAGCCTAAATTTTATGATGTAGAAAATATTTCCGTTTCTTATTCCTTTAATGAAGAGTTTCGTAAAGATTATAATATTGAAAGATATGTAAACCAAAATATGATGGCCGGGGCTAACTATAATTTTAGCTTTAAGCCATGGGTTTATGAACCATTTAAGAAGTCTAAAAAGTTTAAGAATAAGTATTGGAAACTAATAAGAGATCTAAACTTTAGTCCATTACCTAAAACATTGGCTGTAAATTCTAGGATTAATAGAAATTTTAACGAGCAACAATCTAGAAATTTAATAAGTGATATAGGACTGAGCCCACAACCAAGGTTAATTCAAAGAAGGTTCATGTTTAATTGGGATTATACGATAGGCTTTGATTTAACAAAATCACTACAGCTTAATTTTAATGCTACTAATAATTATATCTATGATAGTTTTGGAAAAGACGAACAATTAGAAATATATGATGAGTTTTTCAATATAGGTAGGGCTAATAAATATCATCAAAAATTAAATACTACATATAAGTTACCAATTAATAAAATACCGTTCCTTGGTTTTATCAAGGCAGATTATGGATATACCGCAGACTTTGATTGGCAGGCAGCTTCTCAAAGTCCCTTATCAGCAGAAGCCAACGGACTTAGGTATGTTGATGTGGTAGGTAATACGATTCAAAATGCAAGTACTCATAATTTGAATACTAATATTGATTTTAAACGTTTCTACAAAACAATAGGTTTAGATAAATTATTATTAAAAGGAGGTAATAGAAAAGTAGTTAAAAAAGGAACGGTTACCGTAGGAGGAAGGAGAGTTTCTAAGAGAACCAGAGTTACCAGAAAATCTTCTTTTGGAAAGAAATTAATGAAAGGAGTATATGATGTATTAACTTCTGTGAAACAAGCAAAAGTGAGTTATAGTCAAAATAACGGAACTTCATTGCAAGGATATAAGCCAGGAGCAGGTTTCTTGGGGAGAGATAGTTTTGAAGGAACTACAGCTCCGTCTCTTGGATTTGTTTTTGGAAGTCAAACAGATATTTTATATAGAGCTATTCAAAATGGATGGTTAGTAGCGCGTGATGCAAGTAATGTAGAAGATAAATACTTTAATAAAAATTATAGTAAAACAAAGTATGATAAACTAGATTATACGATCTCAGTAAAACCGATAAAAAGTTTGACGATTGATTTGCGAGGAAATAGAATAAAAACATCAAATATAGCACAGCAGCTAGATGTTTTGGGTGATTATGATGAGGTAGAAAGAAAGTATAAAAATCAAAGAATTAATCCGAATATAAGACCTAATGAAACAGGTAATTATAGCATTAGCCATTTTATGCTAGGAACGGCCTTTAAAGATAGTGAAGCGTTATATCAAAAATTTTTAGGTTATAGAGGAATAATATCTAATAGACTGTCATTAGAAACAGGGCTTCCAAATTCAAATACAATCGATGGACCAGGATATAAGAGTAATGGACAACAAGCATTACTACCAGCATTCTTAGCAGCTTATTCAGGAAATAGTGTAAATTCAGTAAGTACAGGGATTTTTAGAAATATACCATTGCCTAATTGGACACTTCGCTATAATGGATTAATGAAATATAAATGGTTTAAAAAGAATTTTTCTTCGTTTACACTAGCACATGGATATAAATCTTCTTATACGATAGGAAATTACACAAGTAATGCACAATATGATGTTGACGCTCCGAATAAAACAAATACTTCTAAGAATTATCAGCCAGAGTTATTGATAACATCAGCAACATTAATAGATGAATTTTCTCCTTTGGTAAGGCTTGATGTTAAAATGAAAAACTCTTTTTCACTAAAAGGGGAAATAAGAAAAGATAGAAGTTTAACATTGAACTTTAATAATAATACATTGACAGATATTAAAGGAACAGAATATGTAATTGGATTTGGATATAAGATAAGAGATGTTAAATTTGTAACCCGATTTACAGGGAAGAAAGAAACGCTTAAAGGAGATATAAACCTAAGAGCAGATATTTCTTTAAGAGATAATTTAACGCTCATTAGAAGTATAGATGAACAAAATAATCAAATAACGGGAGGAGAGAATTTATTTGGATTGAAGTTTATAGCAGATTATAACTTAAGTCGTAGCTTGACTGCGTCATTTTATTATAATCACCAAACATTTAGATATGCAATATCAACAACATTCCCAAGGCAATCAATTAATGCAGGGATTAACTTGATATATAAATTAGGAAATTAA
- the ruvA gene encoding Holliday junction branch migration protein RuvA, with protein sequence MITQIRGRLVEKNPTYAVVDCNGVGYLVHISLNTFSKLPENENVQLYTHLSIREDAHTLYGFFDKTEREVFKLLVSVSGVGPSIARTMLSSMTSKEVQQAIASESVSVIQSVKGIGAKTAQRVIVDLKDKILKTFELDEVSVVENNTNKEEALSALEVLGFARKQADKVVTNILKEMPEASVELLIKQALKKL encoded by the coding sequence ATGATTACACAAATTAGAGGGAGATTAGTAGAAAAAAATCCAACATATGCTGTTGTTGATTGTAATGGAGTAGGTTATTTGGTGCATATTTCTTTGAATACTTTTTCCAAGCTTCCTGAAAATGAAAACGTACAATTGTACACACATTTATCTATTAGGGAAGATGCACATACCCTTTATGGTTTTTTTGACAAAACGGAGCGAGAGGTTTTTAAACTATTGGTTTCGGTATCTGGAGTAGGGCCGAGTATTGCGAGAACAATGTTGTCATCTATGACGTCTAAAGAAGTTCAGCAAGCTATTGCTTCTGAGAGTGTATCTGTAATTCAATCCGTAAAAGGGATTGGTGCAAAAACAGCACAACGTGTTATTGTAGATTTAAAAGATAAGATATTAAAAACCTTCGAACTAGATGAAGTTTCGGTGGTTGAAAACAATACAAATAAAGAAGAAGCGTTATCAGCTTTAGAGGTTTTAGGGTTTGCACGTAAGCAAGCTGATAAAGTGGTAACTAATATTTTGAAAGAAATGCCAGAAGCGAGCGTTGAATTACTGATAAAGCAGGCATTAAAAAAATTATAG
- a CDS encoding NADP-dependent malic enzyme, which yields MNDSRKRHEALLYHAKPKPGKIAVTPTKKYATQHDLSLAYSPGVAEPCLEIAKDKKNVYKYTSKGNLVAVISNGTAVLGLGDIGAEASKPVMEGKGLLFKIFADIDVFDIEVDATDVDKFVETVKAISPTFGGINLEDIKAPEAFEIERRLKEELDIPVMHDDQHGTAIISAAALKNALEINGKNAAEVQIVVNGAGAAAISCTRLYLKLGVQRENIIMCDSKGVIRKDRGSLTPQKAEFATDKDVRTLEEAMHNADVFIGLSKGDVVTPEMLLSMAKNPIVFAMANPVPEISYDLAIDTRDDIIMATGRSDHPNQVNNVLGFPFIFRGALDVRATTINEEMKMAAVHALAELAKQSVPEQVNIVYDEVSLSFGKEYIIPKPFDPRLIYEIPPAIAKAAMDSGVAQEPISDWNKYREELMDRSGTGSKEIRLLHNRAKKSPKRVIFAEADHLDVLKAAQRVYDEKIGYPILLGNKEVILELKEELGFEAEIPIIDPKIPEEKERRNRFAEAFWKSRRRKGITLLEAQKWMRERNYFAAMMVNEGEADALITGYSRPYPSVVKPMLELIEKDKGITRVAATNLMLTKQGPMFLADTTININPSAKDLAKITQLTSGLAKMFGMKPNVAMLSFSNFGSSKSESSVKIREAVSYIHRHFPNVVVDGELQADFALNPELLAKEFPFSKLNGEKVNVLIFPNLDAANITYKLMKQIDGTESIGPIILGLSKPVHVLQLGSSVDEMVNMAAVAVVDAQNKEKRSEGIAAHVGF from the coding sequence ATGAATGATTCTCGAAAAAGACATGAAGCACTATTGTATCATGCAAAACCGAAGCCAGGGAAAATAGCTGTAACTCCTACGAAGAAGTATGCCACACAGCATGATTTGTCCTTAGCATATTCACCAGGAGTAGCGGAGCCTTGTTTAGAAATAGCGAAAGACAAAAAGAATGTATATAAATATACTTCTAAAGGAAATTTGGTAGCTGTAATTTCAAATGGGACAGCAGTTTTAGGGCTAGGAGATATTGGTGCTGAAGCATCAAAACCAGTAATGGAAGGAAAAGGATTGTTATTTAAGATTTTTGCAGATATAGATGTTTTTGATATAGAAGTTGATGCTACAGATGTAGATAAGTTTGTGGAAACAGTAAAGGCAATTTCACCAACTTTCGGAGGGATCAACCTAGAAGATATAAAAGCACCAGAGGCTTTCGAAATAGAAAGAAGATTGAAAGAAGAGTTGGATATTCCAGTAATGCATGATGATCAGCATGGAACGGCTATTATTTCAGCAGCAGCATTGAAAAATGCGTTGGAAATTAATGGCAAAAATGCCGCTGAGGTTCAAATTGTAGTCAATGGAGCAGGAGCAGCTGCTATTTCATGTACTCGTTTATATTTAAAACTAGGAGTGCAGAGAGAAAATATCATCATGTGTGATAGTAAAGGGGTTATTAGAAAAGATAGAGGTAGTTTAACTCCTCAAAAGGCTGAATTTGCTACAGATAAAGATGTTCGTACACTAGAAGAAGCAATGCATAATGCTGATGTATTTATAGGGTTGTCGAAAGGAGATGTGGTAACTCCAGAAATGCTATTGTCAATGGCTAAAAATCCAATAGTATTTGCAATGGCAAATCCAGTACCTGAAATTTCGTATGATTTAGCAATTGATACGCGAGATGATATTATTATGGCAACTGGTCGTTCAGATCATCCTAATCAAGTAAACAATGTACTTGGGTTTCCATTTATTTTTAGGGGAGCTTTGGATGTGCGAGCAACAACAATAAATGAAGAGATGAAAATGGCGGCAGTGCATGCTCTTGCTGAACTAGCAAAGCAATCTGTGCCAGAACAAGTAAATATTGTGTATGATGAAGTAAGTCTTTCTTTTGGAAAAGAATATATAATTCCAAAGCCATTTGATCCTAGGTTGATTTATGAAATTCCACCAGCAATTGCAAAAGCAGCAATGGATTCGGGAGTAGCTCAAGAACCAATTTCAGATTGGAATAAGTACCGAGAAGAATTGATGGATAGATCAGGAACAGGAAGTAAAGAAATTCGATTGCTGCATAATAGAGCAAAAAAATCTCCCAAGCGAGTGATTTTTGCGGAAGCGGATCATTTAGATGTATTAAAAGCCGCTCAAAGAGTTTATGACGAAAAGATAGGATATCCTATTTTACTAGGAAACAAAGAGGTAATCTTAGAATTAAAAGAAGAATTAGGTTTTGAAGCAGAAATACCAATTATAGACCCGAAGATACCTGAAGAAAAAGAAAGAAGAAATCGTTTTGCAGAAGCATTTTGGAAATCGAGAAGAAGAAAAGGTATTACTTTGTTAGAAGCTCAAAAATGGATGAGAGAACGCAATTATTTTGCGGCAATGATGGTGAATGAAGGAGAAGCAGATGCTTTAATTACAGGATATTCTCGACCATATCCTTCGGTTGTAAAACCAATGTTAGAGCTTATAGAAAAAGACAAAGGAATTACTCGTGTAGCGGCAACAAATTTAATGTTGACTAAACAAGGACCAATGTTTTTAGCAGATACAACGATTAACATCAATCCGAGTGCTAAAGATTTGGCAAAAATAACACAGTTGACTTCTGGATTAGCAAAGATGTTTGGAATGAAGCCTAATGTAGCAATGCTGTCTTTTTCCAATTTTGGTTCTTCAAAATCAGAAAGTTCTGTAAAAATAAGAGAAGCAGTTTCATATATTCACCGCCATTTTCCAAATGTGGTTGTAGATGGGGAGTTGCAGGCAGACTTTGCCTTGAATCCAGAGCTGTTAGCAAAGGAATTTCCCTTTTCTAAGTTAAACGGGGAAAAAGTGAATGTGCTAATTTTTCCAAATTTAGATGCTGCTAATATTACATATAAATTAATGAAGCAGATAGATGGAACAGAGTCTATAGGGCCTATCATTTTAGGATTGAGTAAGCCTGTACATGTTTTGCAATTAGGTTCAAGCGTAGATGAAATGGTAAATATGGCAGCTGTGGCAGTAGTTGATGCCCAAAATAAGGAGAAGAGAAGTGAGGGTATAGCTGCTCATGTTGGTTTCTAA
- a CDS encoding PAS domain-containing protein produces the protein MKTPPKTKTLIDEEVIWDKTQTIISKTDPNGTILYTNEAFLQASEYSAIELIGEPHNVIRHPDMPKITFKILWEALKKGKNFHAIVKNLTKTGRYYWVITDFTTNKDENGNIIGYTGRRKAVPEGVVERIEPLYKTLLEIEQQKGEKVSELYFKNYLEEEVGKDYDTFVVDLFDEEVSKNKSKIKKGLNWFFLGEYK, from the coding sequence ATGAAAACGCCCCCCAAGACTAAAACTTTAATTGACGAAGAGGTAATATGGGATAAAACCCAAACTATCATCAGCAAAACAGACCCTAACGGAACTATACTATATACTAATGAAGCCTTCTTACAAGCCTCTGAGTATAGTGCTATTGAACTTATTGGTGAACCGCATAATGTGATACGCCATCCTGATATGCCTAAGATTACTTTTAAAATACTATGGGAAGCTTTGAAAAAAGGGAAAAATTTTCATGCGATAGTAAAAAACTTAACTAAAACAGGGAGGTATTATTGGGTTATTACGGACTTCACTACCAATAAAGATGAAAATGGGAATATCATTGGTTACACAGGTAGGAGAAAAGCTGTTCCTGAGGGTGTCGTTGAAAGAATTGAGCCTTTGTATAAAACCTTGCTTGAAATTGAACAACAAAAAGGCGAAAAGGTAAGCGAGCTTTACTTTAAAAATTACCTAGAAGAGGAAGTTGGTAAAGATTACGATACTTTCGTTGTTGATTTATTTGATGAAGAGGTTTCTAAAAATAAAAGCAAAATAAAAAAGGGGCTGAACTGGTTTTTCTTAGGAGAATACAAATAG